A DNA window from Salvelinus sp. IW2-2015 linkage group LG4q.1:29, ASM291031v2, whole genome shotgun sequence contains the following coding sequences:
- the LOC139027604 gene encoding protein FAM9A-like yields SLFYFSLSPTPQSHSMHVKEGRSLVSPSVSLKELRSLTFDVGDVHEKKRVLTFLANDSVACQRDGTSAHKEGALHPNQGQKETQTVFDGTNDCVPETEQTEKPSRAERGEQERTDETGEGGHEEQMEDTGEGDGETEETDRESKKENLEKSDAESENINEVAVAELVDITTEENLIVRQDSTSDTVLDLSVPKP; encoded by the coding sequence TCTCTTTTCTACTTCTCTCTTTCACCCACTCCTCAATCCCATTCGATGCACGTGAAGGAGGGGAGAAGTTTGGTCTCCCCATCCGTGTCCTTGAAAGAGCTTCGTTCGCTGACGTTTGATGTTGGTGACGTACATGAGAAAAAGAGGGTCCTGACCTTCTTAGCCAATGACAGTGTAGCCTGTCAGAGAGATGGCACGTCAGCCCACAAGGAGGGGGCACTACACCCAAACCAAGGACAAAAAGAAACCCAGACAGTCTTTGATGGAACAAATGACTGTGTACctgagacagagcagacagagaaacCAAGCAGGGCAGAGCGTGGAGAACAGGAAAGAACAGATGAGACTGGAGAGGGAGGACATGAAGAACAGATGGAAGAtacaggagagggagatggggaaacagaagagactgacagagagtcCAAGAAGGAGAACCTGGAAAAAAGTGATGCAGAGTCAGAGAATATCAATGAGGTGGCTGTTGCTGAACTAGTGGACATAACCACAGAGGAGAATCTCATTGTCAGACAGGATTCCACAAGTGACACTGTGCTGGATTTGAGTGTACccaaaccatag
- the rlig1 gene encoding RNA ligase 1 isoform X1 has translation MRRFGSVQQKISCVFLTEVKEEQSRKRECQQFQVVATKHVNPIALESNIDCALATEKLDGTCCYVSIYKGQSYLWARLDRKPTKQADKRFKKHQYSHKSCKGFTWNVKEDFKTVPESWVPAHRVQHHNGQPVPDDHGHIPGWVPVEKDNKQYCWHSSVVDYDAGVALVLRPSAENEDLLEITMVPLADLLEQTLELIGTNVNGNPYGLGSKKQPVHVLVAHGSVHIRNPPPVDFQQLCSWFQDSQEGRVEGIVWHCNDGTLVKLHRHHLGLRWPDGDTILNARPVVVHVDXTIREYHITSKDLFTSLSQLNGHRFSRLQDIQFDP, from the exons ATGCGACGTTTCGGTTCTGTGCAACAAAAGatatcttgtgtgtttttgaCTGAGGTGAAAGAGGAACAATCCAGGAAACGCGAATGTCAA CAATTTCAGGTTGTAGCCACCAAACATGTGAACCCTATAGCACTGGAATCGAATATTGACTGTGCACTTGCCACAGAAAAGCTGGATGGCACCTGCTGCTATGTTTCAATTTATAAAG GGCAATCATACCTCTGGGCTCGACTAGATCGGAAGCCCACCAAGCAGGCAGACAAGAGGTTCAAGAAGCATCAGTATTCCCACAAAAGTTGCAAAGGTTTCACCTGGAATGTGAAAGAAGACTTTAAGACGGTTCCAGAGTCTTGGGTCCCGGCACACAGAGTTCAGCACCACAATGGACAGCCTGTACCAGATGACCACGGACACATCCCAG GTTGGGTTCCAGTGGAGAAAGACAACAAGCAGTACTGTTGGCACTCGTCTGTTGTGGACTATGATGCTGGTGTAGCGCTGGTTCTGAGGCCCAGTGCTGAGAATGAAGACCTGCTAGAGATCACCATGGTACCACTGGCTGATCTCCTGGAGCAAACCCTGGAGCTTATTGGAACCAACGTCAATGGGAACCCATATG GGTTGGGAAGTAAAAAGCAGCCTGTCCACGTCCTGGTTGCCCATGGGAGTGTACACATCAGGAACCCTCCCCCGGTGGACTTCCAGCAGTTGTGTTCCTGGTTCCAGGACAGCCAGGAGGGCCGTGTTGAGGGCATCGTCTGGCACTGTAATGACGGGACCCTGGTCAAG CTCCATCGTCATCACCTGGGGCTGAGATGGCCGGACGGTGACACCATCCTGAACGCTCGGCCTGTGGTCGTCCACGTCGACRGGACCATACGAGAGTATCACATCACCAGCAAGGACTTGTTTACATCTCTATCTCAGTTAAACGGACATCGCTTCAGCAGACTGCAGGACATCCAGTTTGAcccttaa
- the rlig1 gene encoding RNA ligase 1 isoform X2 — protein MRRFGSVQQKISCVFLTEVKEEQSRKRECQQFQVVATKHVNPIALESNIDCALATEKLDGTCCYVSIYKGQSYLWARLDRKPTKQADKRFKKHQYSHKSCKGFTWNVKEDFKTVPESWVPAHRVQHHNGQPVPDDHGHIPGWVPVEKDNKQYCWHSSVVDYDAGVALVLRPSAENEDLLEITMVPLADLLEQTLELIGTNVNGNPYGLGSKKQPVHVLVAHGSVHIRNPPPVDFQQLCSWFQDSQEGRVEGIVWHCNDGTLVKVRSFDI, from the exons ATGCGACGTTTCGGTTCTGTGCAACAAAAGatatcttgtgtgtttttgaCTGAGGTGAAAGAGGAACAATCCAGGAAACGCGAATGTCAA CAATTTCAGGTTGTAGCCACCAAACATGTGAACCCTATAGCACTGGAATCGAATATTGACTGTGCACTTGCCACAGAAAAGCTGGATGGCACCTGCTGCTATGTTTCAATTTATAAAG GGCAATCATACCTCTGGGCTCGACTAGATCGGAAGCCCACCAAGCAGGCAGACAAGAGGTTCAAGAAGCATCAGTATTCCCACAAAAGTTGCAAAGGTTTCACCTGGAATGTGAAAGAAGACTTTAAGACGGTTCCAGAGTCTTGGGTCCCGGCACACAGAGTTCAGCACCACAATGGACAGCCTGTACCAGATGACCACGGACACATCCCAG GTTGGGTTCCAGTGGAGAAAGACAACAAGCAGTACTGTTGGCACTCGTCTGTTGTGGACTATGATGCTGGTGTAGCGCTGGTTCTGAGGCCCAGTGCTGAGAATGAAGACCTGCTAGAGATCACCATGGTACCACTGGCTGATCTCCTGGAGCAAACCCTGGAGCTTATTGGAACCAACGTCAATGGGAACCCATATG GGTTGGGAAGTAAAAAGCAGCCTGTCCACGTCCTGGTTGCCCATGGGAGTGTACACATCAGGAACCCTCCCCCGGTGGACTTCCAGCAGTTGTGTTCCTGGTTCCAGGACAGCCAGGAGGGCCGTGTTGAGGGCATCGTCTGGCACTGTAATGACGGGACCCTGGTCAAG GTCAGGAGCTTTGACATTTAA